One Aethina tumida isolate Nest 87 chromosome 5, icAetTumi1.1, whole genome shotgun sequence genomic window carries:
- the LOC109598135 gene encoding origin recognition complex subunit 5: MEEENLEYLNATFPCRRLQIQQLYEFLGEPDEPTPDSLFIHGGPATGKSTITAALLQRFAIQHVIINMVECYTTKILYETILNKFAGHKVDPGNGLPYARCDNMMDFVDTLRKIAETKKLDGLVLVLDGAEELRNMDANLLAAFLRLKELTGIEICVVFISELIFEKYYCKSNVTEPIKVYFPQYNKEELLEIMSKDYEHALNLIANNTTKPFMFDLQFYQNYLNVFLSVFYRACRDFSELRHMSRVNFPKYCQPIIDGVHRVDDSMALWRNVAPILKSSLEVLYLRISSDSCGARKPGTDRIAQSLELPYYAKYLLIASYLASYNPAKDDKRIFMKYHGKTKKTMKDVKKKSKVSEMYNTQLGPKLFSFDRLLAIFYSILDNKVGFNNNLLVQVSSLVELQLLTTASDSCSLDGQKYKCNVNFDFVNTLSKMLGFNIRKYLSDFSHM, from the coding sequence ATGGAAGAGGAAAActtggaatatttaaacgcAACATTTCCATGCCGTCGCCTCCAAATTCAACAGCTTTACGAGTTCTTAGGGGAGCCGGACGAACCAACCCCGGACAGCTTATTCATTCACGGCGGCCCCGCGACCGGAAAGTCCACCATAACCGCCGCCCTCTTACAACGTTTCGCCATTCAACACGTCATCATCAACATGGTCGAGTGTTACACGACTAAAATCCTGTACGAGACGATTTTAAACAAGTTTGCCGGACATAAAGTCGATCCCGGAAACGGACTGCCGTATGCCCGGTGCGATAATATGATGGATTTTGTGGACACGTTGCGGAAAATTGCAGAAACCAAGAAGTTGGACGGGTTGGTATTGGTACTGGATGGCGCCGAGGAATTGAGGAACATGGACGCTAATTTGTTGGCCGCCTTTTTGCGGCTTAAAGAACTGACTGGCATTGAAATTTGTGTCGTTTTCATATCTGAGTTGATTTTCGAAAAGTATTACTGCAAAAGCAACGTTACAGAACCTATAAAAGTGTATTTTCCCCAATATAACAAGGAAGAACTGTTAGAAATTATGTCCAAAGATTATGAACATGCTTTGAACTTGATTGCTAATAATACAACGAAACCTTTCATGTTCGATTTGCAGTTTTATCAAAACTACTTGAACGTTTTCCTCTCAGTCTTCTACAGGGCATGCCGAGATTTTTCAGAATTGCGTCACATGTCCAGAGTCAACTTTCCAAAATATTGTCAACCGATTATTGATGGTGTGCATCGAGTTGATGATTCCATGGCGTTGTGGCGAAACGTCGCGCCGATTTTAAAGAGTTCTTTAGAGGTTTTATACTTGAGAATCTCTTCTGATTCTTGTGGTGCTAGAAAGCCAGGGACCGACCGGATTGCTCAAAGTTTAGAGTTGCCCTACTATGCTAAGTATTTATTGATAGCGTCTTATTTAGCCAGTTATAATCCAGCAAAAGATgacaaaagaatatttatgaagtatCATGGCAAAACAAAAAAGACCATGAAAGATGTAAAGAAGAAGAGTAAAGTTAGTGAAATGTACAACACCCAATTGGGTCCTAAATTGTTTTCCTTCGACAGATTGTtggcaatattttattcaattttggaTAATAAAGttggatttaataataatttattggtacAAGTGTCTAGTCTTGTTGAACTTCAGTTGTTAACAACTGCATCGGATAGTTGTTCCTTGGAtggacaaaaatataaatgtaatgttaattttgattttgtaaaCACGCTTTCTAAAATGTTaggatttaatattagaaagtATTTAAGTGATTTCAGTcacatgtaa